In the Streptobacillus moniliformis DSM 12112 genome, one interval contains:
- the uppS gene encoding polyprenyl diphosphate synthase, which translates to MFIKVMVKEVNILKNYIDKFPKHIGIIMDGNGRWAKQRNLARTEGHKAGANKLEEIIECIMDLDIKYLTVYAFSTENWKRPKLEVTAIMKLFTKYLKINEEKFMKEKIRVCISGSRSNLSSSLIKQIEYIENLTKDNDKLVLNIAFNYGGRLEIIDALKKVVAKNLEINENNISNNMYNSFIPDVDLVIRTGNDFRISNFLLWQIAYSEIYVSELLWPDFTKEELHKSIFSFINRERRFGGIKC; encoded by the coding sequence ATGTTTATAAAAGTGATGGTGAAAGAAGTGAATATATTGAAAAATTATATAGATAAATTTCCTAAACATATTGGAATAATAATGGATGGAAATGGTAGGTGGGCTAAACAAAGAAATTTGGCAAGAACAGAGGGGCATAAGGCTGGTGCAAATAAATTAGAAGAAATAATAGAATGTATTATGGATTTAGATATAAAATATTTAACAGTTTATGCTTTTTCTACTGAAAACTGGAAAAGACCAAAACTTGAAGTAACAGCTATTATGAAACTATTTACAAAATACCTTAAGATTAATGAAGAAAAATTTATGAAAGAAAAAATTAGAGTATGTATTAGTGGTAGTAGATCTAATTTATCTTCATCACTTATAAAACAAATTGAATATATTGAAAATTTAACAAAAGACAATGATAAATTGGTGCTAAATATAGCATTTAATTATGGAGGTAGATTAGAAATTATAGATGCTTTAAAAAAAGTTGTAGCTAAGAATTTAGAGATAAATGAAAATAATATTTCAAATAATATGTATAACAGTTTTATACCTGATGTTGATTTAGTTATTAGAACAGGTAATGACTTTAGAATAAGTAATTTTTTACTTTGGCAAATAGCTTATTCAGAAATATATGTAAGTGAATTACTATGGCCTGATTTCACTAAAGAAGAACTACATAAATCAATATTTTCATTTATAAATAGAGAAAGAAGATTTGGAGGGATAAAATGTTAA
- a CDS encoding phosphatidate cytidylyltransferase → MLSRLFVIVLALPLLIYILLSGEVSFLVFNVVVIAIALHEFYTILKNKGNIVYYKTGILIGMFLPIFIYYREDISFFFRYIKILNKENIIFDVGGYIIFATLLIAIIQILSSRIKNSTNELMLTLFGIIYIPLFSSYMVSIREGLNNGRIILLYSFFSIWAADTFAYIVGKLFGGKIFKKRLSEKISPKKSIEGFFGGILGVFIVGLYFEYIYNVLVNILSYFKILTYVEKIDKVLISQNVIKLFILSILIAIFSVLGDLFESKFKREFGVKDSGRILMGHGGFLDRFDSALFVLPIVYYFIKYFI, encoded by the coding sequence ATGTTAAGCAGATTATTTGTTATAGTACTAGCACTACCTTTATTAATATATATTTTACTTTCTGGTGAAGTATCATTTTTAGTATTTAATGTAGTTGTAATAGCAATAGCATTGCATGAATTTTATACTATACTTAAAAATAAAGGAAATATTGTATATTATAAAACGGGAATATTAATAGGAATGTTTTTACCTATTTTCATATATTATAGAGAAGACATTAGTTTTTTCTTTAGATATATAAAAATATTAAATAAAGAAAATATTATATTTGATGTTGGAGGATATATCATTTTTGCTACATTACTTATAGCGATTATACAAATATTATCATCAAGAATTAAAAACTCTACTAATGAACTGATGTTGACATTATTCGGTATAATTTATATACCTTTATTTAGTTCATATATGGTATCTATTAGAGAAGGTCTTAATAATGGTAGAATTATATTACTATATTCATTTTTTAGTATATGGGCAGCAGATACATTTGCATATATAGTTGGTAAGTTATTTGGAGGTAAAATATTCAAGAAAAGATTATCTGAAAAAATAAGCCCTAAAAAATCTATAGAGGGTTTTTTTGGAGGGATTTTAGGAGTGTTTATTGTAGGTCTTTATTTTGAATATATATATAACGTTTTAGTGAATATATTATCATATTTTAAAATATTAACTTATGTTGAAAAAATTGATAAAGTACTTATTTCTCAAAATGTAATTAAGTTATTTATTTTATCTATATTAATAGCTATATTTTCAGTGTTAGGGGATTTATTTGAATCTAAATTTAAAAGAGAATTTGGAGTTAAAGATAGTGGTAGAATATTAATGGGACATGGAGGTTTTTTAGATAGATTTGATAGTGCCTTATTTGTACTACCTATAGTTTATTATTTTATTAAGTATTTTATTTAG